In Trichomycterus rosablanca isolate fTriRos1 chromosome 4, fTriRos1.hap1, whole genome shotgun sequence, one DNA window encodes the following:
- the LOC134311768 gene encoding E3 ubiquitin-protein ligase TRIM39-like isoform X2: MASSSSFLSEDQLQCSICLDVFTDPVSTPCGHNFCMMCLKKCWDTSSHCQCPVCKMDFPKRPKLHVNTFISGLAAQFRKPVQVKSSSTAGEPTKSRVYCDICSEKKYEALKSCLICMASYCETHLEPHQRVPSLKKHKLINPVENMEDYICQKHERPLEMFCKDDQMCVCQVCTLDDHKNHNTVPMEVESGEKKAELGKTQAEVQQMIEDRLKKIEAIKHCVEVKKKNTEKEKTDNMEIFRALIRSIERNQAEMLKVMEENQRAADSQAEEFIKDLEQEITELKSRNTELGQISNTEDHLHLLQIYPSLCRPPPTNNWTDVSIQAHLDVDPLFRTKLMESFDKKMKKLAQMVDVTLDADTADPELILSDDGKQVTCGDKRQNLPDNPERFTDDYIVLGKEGFSSGRFYYEVQVSGKTVWLLGLVTASINRKESTDPTLENGFWCLSSVNEIVFCPVGSVVTFVKQAPQKVGVFVDYEEGLVSFYDLENECHICDITGQSFTEKLYPVFSPGPNDDGENSAPLIICPVSQVHS, translated from the exons ATGGCTTCCTCCAGCAGCTTCCTGTCTGAAGATCAGCTCCAGTGCTCCATCTGTCTGGATGTGTTCACTGATCCAGTCTCTACTCCATGTGGACACAACTTCTGCATGATGTGTCTTAAAAAATGCTGGGACACCAGTTCACACTGCCAGTGTCCAGTATGTAAGATGGATTTCCCCAAAAGACCTAAACTACATGTTAACACCTTCATCTCTGGACTGGCTGCTCAGTTTAGGAAGCCAGTTCAGGTCAAATCAAGCAGCACTGCAGGAGAACCTACCAAATCTCGGGTGTACTGTGACATCTGCAGTGAGAAGAAATATGAAGCTCTGAAGTCCTGCCTGATCTGTATGGCCTCTTACTGCGAGACTCATCTGGAACCTCATCAGAGAGTTCCTTCTTTAAAGAAACACAAACTAATAAATCCTGTGGAGAACATGGAGGATTACATCTGTCAGAAACATGAGAGACCTCTGGAGATGTTCTGTAAGGACgaccagatgtgtgtgtgtcaggtctGCACTTTAGATGACCACAAGAACCACAACACAGTTCCTATGGAGGTAGAGAGTGGAGAGAAGAAG GCTGAGTTGGGAAAAACACAAGcagaagttcagcagatgattgAAGACCGATTAAAGAAGATTGAAGCAATCAAACACTGTGTAGAAGTCAAAAAA aaaaacacagagaaggAGAAAACTGACAACATGGAGATCTTCAGAGCTCTGATACGCAGCATTGAGAGAAACCAGGCTGAGATGCTGAAGGTGATGGAAGAGAATCAGAGAGCAGCAGATAGTCAGGCTGAAGAGTTCATTAAAGATCTGGAGCAGGAAATCACTGAGCTAAAGAGCAGAAACACTGAGCTGGGGCAGATCTCCAACACTGAGGATCATCTCCACCTCCTACAG ATTTACCCGTCCCTGTGCAGACCTCCACCCACCAACAACTGGACTGATGTCAGTATTCAGGCTCATCTGGATGTGGATCCTCTGTTTAGAACAAAACTTATGGAATCTTTTGACAAGAAAATGAAGAAGCTTGCTCAAATGG TGGACGTGACTCTGGATGCTGATACAGCAGATCCTGAACTCATCCTGTCTGATGATGGAAAACAAGTTACATGTGGAGACAAACGACAGAATCTTCCTGATAATCCAGAGAGATTTACTGACGATTACATTGTGCTGGGAAAGGAGGGATTCTCCTCAGGGAGATTTTATTATGAGGTTCAGGTTAGTGGGAAGACTGTGTGGTTATTAGGGTTGGTTACAGCATCTATTAACAGGAAGGAATCTACTGATCCTACTCTTGAAAATGGATTCTGGTGTCTATCCAGTGTGaatgaaattgttttttgtCCTGTTGGCAGTGTAGTCACCTTTGTGAAACAGGCCCCTCAGAAGGTGGGGGTGTTTGTGGATTATGAGGAGGGTTTGGTCTCCTTCTATGATCTTGAGAATGAGTGTCATATCTGTGATATAACTGGTCAGTCTTTCACTGAGAAACTCTATCCAGTATTCAGTCCTGGTCCCAATGATGATGGTGAAAATTCAGCACCACTGATCATCTGCCCTGTTAGTCAAGTTCACTCCTAA
- the LOC134311768 gene encoding zinc finger protein RFP-like isoform X1, whose protein sequence is MASSSSFLSEDQLQCSICLDVFTDPVSTPCGHNFCMMCLKKCWDTSSHCQCPVCKMDFPKRPKLHVNTFISGLAAQFRKPVQVKSSSTAGEPTKSRVYCDICSEKKYEALKSCLICMASYCETHLEPHQRVPSLKKHKLINPVENMEDYICQKHERPLEMFCKDDQMCVCQVCTLDDHKNHNTVPMEVESGEKKAELGKTQAEVQQMIEDRLKKIEAIKHCVEVKKKNTEKEKTDNMEIFRALIRSIERNQAEMLKVMEENQRAADSQAEEFIKDLEQEITELKSRNTELGQISNTEDHLHLLQIYPSLCRPPPTNNWTDVSIQAHLDVDPLFRTKLMESFDKKMKKLAQMELKGIRHYAVDVTLDADTADPELILSDDGKQVTCGDKRQNLPDNPERFTDDYIVLGKEGFSSGRFYYEVQVSGKTVWLLGLVTASINRKESTDPTLENGFWCLSSVNEIVFCPVGSVVTFVKQAPQKVGVFVDYEEGLVSFYDLENECHICDITGQSFTEKLYPVFSPGPNDDGENSAPLIICPVSQVHS, encoded by the exons ATGGCTTCCTCCAGCAGCTTCCTGTCTGAAGATCAGCTCCAGTGCTCCATCTGTCTGGATGTGTTCACTGATCCAGTCTCTACTCCATGTGGACACAACTTCTGCATGATGTGTCTTAAAAAATGCTGGGACACCAGTTCACACTGCCAGTGTCCAGTATGTAAGATGGATTTCCCCAAAAGACCTAAACTACATGTTAACACCTTCATCTCTGGACTGGCTGCTCAGTTTAGGAAGCCAGTTCAGGTCAAATCAAGCAGCACTGCAGGAGAACCTACCAAATCTCGGGTGTACTGTGACATCTGCAGTGAGAAGAAATATGAAGCTCTGAAGTCCTGCCTGATCTGTATGGCCTCTTACTGCGAGACTCATCTGGAACCTCATCAGAGAGTTCCTTCTTTAAAGAAACACAAACTAATAAATCCTGTGGAGAACATGGAGGATTACATCTGTCAGAAACATGAGAGACCTCTGGAGATGTTCTGTAAGGACgaccagatgtgtgtgtgtcaggtctGCACTTTAGATGACCACAAGAACCACAACACAGTTCCTATGGAGGTAGAGAGTGGAGAGAAGAAG GCTGAGTTGGGAAAAACACAAGcagaagttcagcagatgattgAAGACCGATTAAAGAAGATTGAAGCAATCAAACACTGTGTAGAAGTCAAAAAA aaaaacacagagaaggAGAAAACTGACAACATGGAGATCTTCAGAGCTCTGATACGCAGCATTGAGAGAAACCAGGCTGAGATGCTGAAGGTGATGGAAGAGAATCAGAGAGCAGCAGATAGTCAGGCTGAAGAGTTCATTAAAGATCTGGAGCAGGAAATCACTGAGCTAAAGAGCAGAAACACTGAGCTGGGGCAGATCTCCAACACTGAGGATCATCTCCACCTCCTACAG ATTTACCCGTCCCTGTGCAGACCTCCACCCACCAACAACTGGACTGATGTCAGTATTCAGGCTCATCTGGATGTGGATCCTCTGTTTAGAACAAAACTTATGGAATCTTTTGACAAGAAAATGAAGAAGCTTGCTCAAATGG aactGAAAGGAATTCGACACTATGCAG TGGACGTGACTCTGGATGCTGATACAGCAGATCCTGAACTCATCCTGTCTGATGATGGAAAACAAGTTACATGTGGAGACAAACGACAGAATCTTCCTGATAATCCAGAGAGATTTACTGACGATTACATTGTGCTGGGAAAGGAGGGATTCTCCTCAGGGAGATTTTATTATGAGGTTCAGGTTAGTGGGAAGACTGTGTGGTTATTAGGGTTGGTTACAGCATCTATTAACAGGAAGGAATCTACTGATCCTACTCTTGAAAATGGATTCTGGTGTCTATCCAGTGTGaatgaaattgttttttgtCCTGTTGGCAGTGTAGTCACCTTTGTGAAACAGGCCCCTCAGAAGGTGGGGGTGTTTGTGGATTATGAGGAGGGTTTGGTCTCCTTCTATGATCTTGAGAATGAGTGTCATATCTGTGATATAACTGGTCAGTCTTTCACTGAGAAACTCTATCCAGTATTCAGTCCTGGTCCCAATGATGATGGTGAAAATTCAGCACCACTGATCATCTGCCCTGTTAGTCAAGTTCACTCCTAA